A window of Flavobacterium psychrophilum genomic DNA:
GTGGTGAATTATCTTGGGCACGGAGGAGAGAATGGCCTTGCCAGTGAGCGTATGTATGAGAAGACAGATGCCGACAATCTTACCAATCGCTACAAGTATCCGTTGTTTATAACAGCAAGCTGTGAGGTTACCAAGTTTGATAATCCATATCATCCTACCGTCGGTGAATTTACTTATTGGAATCCGAAGGGTGGGGCGATAGGGCTTATATCTACAACAAGGGCGTTGTATATTTCGAGCGCTTATGTGTTTAATCCAAGAATTACAAGAGAATTGTATGCTTTTGGTCAAAATGAGTATCCCTCTATTTCTGAAGCATTAAGAAGGGCAAAAGTTGGGCTGGGCCTTAGAGATTTAAGAATGATTTGTTTTGTGGGAGATCCTGCGCTGCATCTGGCAGTGCCTAAGCCTAAGATAGAGCTTACTCATATTAATGATATTCCTGTGGCAGATTTTACCGGCGCGCTTAATTCGCTTTCGTATGTAAAACTAGCGGGTGTTGTGATGAACGAAAGTGGTACAGCTGTATTGTCTGGTTACAGTGGGGAACTTGAAGTTACTATTTTTGATAAAGATATAGATAGGGTAACGCTTGGTAATGATGGTGTAAGAAATTCATTGGGTCAGGTAATTATAACGCCATTTAAAACAATTGGTGAAACTATATTTCGTGGTAATGCGTCAGTATCAGGCGGGCGTTTTGAATTTGGGTTTGTGGTGCCGCGTGATATTCGTGTGCCTGTAGGTAATGGGCGTGTTAGCTTATATTCTAAAAGGGCAAATCTTCTGGAAGATCATCAGGGATACAATAATGATGTTAGGGTTGGTGGGGTGAATTTAAATGCAGCTGTTGATAATACGCCTCCAAAGGTGAGGTTGTATATGAATGACGAGTCGTTTGTGTCGGGGGGTATAACCAATGCTTCGCCAATATTGCTTGCCTTTCTTGAAGATGAGCATGGTATTAATACTGCAAGCGGTATAGGGCATGATATCGTGGGGATATTAGATGGTGATGAGAATAACCCATTTATTATGAACGATTATTATGAAACCGAACTTGACGACTATACTAAAGGAGCTTTGCGTTTTCCGTTTAGTAACCTTGAAAAGGGACTGCATACCCTGGTGTTTAAAGCATGGGATGTATATAATAACCTTGTTACTGCCGAAATACAGTTTGTAGTGGTAGGTGACGAGGGCTTAACGCTGGATAAAGTGCTTAATTATCCTAACCCGTTTGTTAGTTATACCGAATTCTGGTTTACACACAACAGGCCTTTTGAGCCTTTGGATGTGCAGGTTCAGATATTTACGGTAACGGGCAAAGTGGTAAAGACGATAAATCAGTCGGTTACTACCGATGGCTTTTTGTGCCGTGATATAAAATGGGATGGAAAAGATGATTTCGGAGACCGTATTGGTAAGGGGGTTTACGTATATAAGCTTACTGTGAGGTCGGCTACGACACGTAAAACTGCAGAAAAGTACGAAAAACTTGTATTGCTGTAAAAAACATTATATTTGTGACCTTTAAATTTTCAAACTAAGAATGAAAAAGATACTATTAATCGCGCTTTCCTTATTAGGATTGCAAACCGTAAAAGCCCAGACGCAGAATGACAGGGTAATTACAACGGGGGTTCCGTTTTTAACAATAGCTGCCGATGCCCGTGCAGCCGGTATGGCCGATCAGGGTGTTGCAACGTCTTCAGATGTTTATTCTCAACAGTGGAATCCCGCTAAATATGCGTTTGCATTGAAAGAGCATGGTCTGTCATTCAGTTACACGCCATACCTTACTAATATTGCGAATGATATATCTTTAGGTCAGATTACTTACTATAACAGGATTAGTGACAGGAGTGCGTTTGCAGGTAGCCTTCGTTATTTTGGTTTAGGTGATATAGAGCTTCGCCAAGACCCAAGCCAGCCGGCTACAGTAAGGTCTCCAAATGAACTTGCTGTTGATTTATCTTATGCGCTAAAGCTTGATGAGCAATTCTCAATGGCTATTGCAGGTAGGTTTATTAGTTCTAACTTAAGGATACCTGAGTCTATGTCGGGTGGAGATGCAAGTGCTGCAAATACATTTGCATTTGATATTGCTGCATTCTACCAGTCAGAAGAAATTGCATTTGATGACTTTAACGGTCGTTTCAGGGCGGGTATGAATCTTCAGAACTTAGGTCCGAAGATTAGTTATGATAATGACCCTGAATTAAGTTCAAACTTCCTGCCTTCTACAATGAGGCTTGGTGGAGGTTTCGATTTTATTTTTGATGAGTATAATAAAGTAGGGGTTAATGTTGAGCTTGCAAAACTTCTAGTGCCAACGCCTCAGGCTTTAACTGATAAAAACGGAGACGGTTTAGTTGATGATACAGACCGTGCAATAATTAATAAAGAATATAACGATACGAACTGGGTGTCCGGTATCTTTAAATCATTCGGTGATGCGCCTGATGGCTTCCGTGAGGAGTTGAAGGAGATTACCTATTCGGTAGGGGCAGAGTATACGTACCAGGATTCATTTGCTTTCCGTTTAGGATATTTTAATGAAGACAAAAGTAAAGGTGCACGTAAATTCTTTTCACTGGGTGCAGGTTTCAGATATTCTGTAGTTAAAATAGATGTATCATATCTTTTCTCTGCATCGCAGGTAAGAAATCCTTTAGAAAACACGCTACGATTCTCGCTTAGCTTCAACTTTGGAGACGATTACGACGAATATTAGTAGATAGTATAATTAAAAAGGAACCTCAAAAGGGTTCCTTTTTTTAGATTATAGCACAGATACATCCGTTGTCCTAAAAAATAACAAAATACTTAGCTTAAATCTTTTTGTTATTAAAGGGAAGTAGTATTTTTGCATTTCGCAAATTTGTGTGAGGAAACTGTTTGCGTTCAGGAAAAACATTTTTTATAAAATCACATCAGCAACAATAATTTAGCAAATGAAAGAAATAACAAAAGAAGTTTATCTGAAGTGGTATGAAGATATGCAGTTTTGGAGGAAGTTTGAAGACAAACTGGCAGCTTTATACATTCAGCAAAAAGTTAGAGGTTTCCTTCACTTATATAACGGCCAGGAGGCTGTTCTTGCCGGAGCATTACATGCAATGGATCTTGGTAAAGATAAAATGATTACTGCTTACCGTAACCACGTTCAGCCAATTGGTATGGGCGTAGATCCTAAAAGGGTTATGGCAGAGCTTTTGGGTAAGGCTACTGGAACTTCTAAAGGTCTTGGTGGTTCTATGCACATTTTCTCTAAAGAACATGGTTTCTTTGGTGGTCACGGTATCGTGGGTGCACAGATACCTGTAGGTGCAGGTATGGCTTTTGCCGATAAATATTTTAATACCGGTGGTGTAACCCTTACTTATTTTGGTGACGGAGCTGCACGCCAGGGATCGCTTCACGAAGCGTTTAACATGGCTATGCTATGGAAACTTCCTGTCGTGTTCATTGTAGAGAATAACGGTTATGCAATGGGTACCTCTGTAGAGCGTACTGCTAACCATACTGATATATGGAAACTTGGTCTTGGTTATGAAATGCCATGCGGACCTGTTGACGGAATGAACCCTATTAAAGTTGCTGAAGCTATGTCTGAAGCTATTGACAGGGCAAGAAGAGGAGATGGGCCAACATTCCTTGAAATGAAAACGTATCGTTACCGTGGTCACTCAATGAGTGATGCGCAACACTACAGAACGAAAGAGGAAGTAGAAGAGTACAGAAAAATTGACCCTATTATCCAGGTTCTTGATATCATCAAAGAAAAGAACTATGCTACGGAAGCAGAAATTGAAGTTATCGATAAAAGGGTGAAAGACCTTGTTGAAGAGTGCGAAAAATTTGCAGAAGAGTCTCCGTACCCGGATTTAAGCGTTATGTACGACGTTGTTTACGATCAAAAAGATTATCCATTTTTACCACATAAACTACAATAACCATGGCAAAGATTATAACTATGCCGCGTCTTAGCGACACTATGACCGAAGGTACTGTGGCTACGTGGCTTAAAAAAGTTGGTGATACAATTAAAGAAGGAGATATCCTTGCAGAGATTGAAACAGATAAAGCTACAATGGAATTTGAAGCTTTTGATGCAGGTACACTTTTACACATTGGAATTCAGGAAGGTGAAACTGCTCCGGTAGATTCAGTTCTTGCTGTTATCGGTAAAGAAGGTGAAGATATTTCAGGGCTTCTTGAAGGTAAGGCAGCTCCTGCTGCTGATTCTGATAAAAAAGAAGAGCCTAAGAAAGAAGAAAAAGCTGATGAAGCTAAAACAGAAGAAAAACCTGCCGAAGAGAAGAAAGCTGCACCTGCTGCTGCCGGACTTCCTGAAGGTGTTATTGTAGTTACTATGCCTCGCCTTAGTGATACTATGACCGAAGGTACTGTTGCTACATGGCTTAAAAAAGAAGGTGATACTGTAAAAGAAGGTGACATCCTTGCAGAAATTGAAACGGACAAAGCTACTATGGAGTTTGAATCGTTTAATGCAGGTACACTACTTAAAATAGGTATCCAGGAAGGACAGACTGCTCCGGTAGACAGCCTTCTCGCGATTATTGGCCCTGCGGGAACAGATGTTTCCGGTGTTACAGGTAAAGAAGGAAGCAATCCTGCTGCTGAAAGCAAATCGGAAGAAGCTCCTAAAGAAGATAAAAAAGAAGAAGCGGCACCAGCTCCAAAAGCTGAAGAGGCTGCTCCTGCAACTAACGATAGCGGAAGACTATTTGTTTCTCCGTTAGCACGTAAGATCGCCGAAGAAAAAGGCGTTAACCTTAATCAGGTTAAAGGTTCTGGTGAGAACGGTCGTATCGTTAAAAAAGATATTGAAAGCTATACACCACAGGCTGCACAGCCGGCGGCTCAGGCTACTGCTCCGCAAGGTGCTGCAAAAGCTGAGGCTAAACCATTTGTTCCTGCTGGTGAAGTAAGTACCGAAGAAGTGAAAAACAACCAAATGCGTAAAACTATTGCGCGTCGTCTGGCTGAATCTAAATTCACTGCTCCGGAATACAGCCTTACTATAGAGCTTGATATGGATAACGCTATTGCTTCGAGAGGTGTTATTAATGCAGTGCCGGATACTAAAGTGTCATTTAACGACCTTGTAGTTAAAGCATGTGCTATGGCTTTGAGAAAACACCCTCAGGTTAATACCCAGTGGAAAGATGATGTTACTGTTTACAACAAACACATTAGCATTGGTGTTGCTGTTGCTGTTGAAGACGGACTTCTTGTACCGGTACTTAAATTTACCGACAACATGAGCCTTTCTCAAATTGGTGCTACAGTGAAAGACCTTGCAGGTAAAGCGAAAAACAAAAAACTTGCTCCTGCAGATATGGAAGGCAGCACGTTTACCGTTTCTAACTTAGGTATGTTTGGTATTCAGGAGTTTACATCTATTATCAACCAGCCTAACTCTGCAATCCTTTCAGTAGGTGCTATCATACAGAAACCTGTTGTTAAAGATGGTCAGATAGTTGTAGGTAATGTAATGAAAGTAACTCTTACATGCGACCACAGAACAGTTGATGGCGCTACAGGAGCTCAGTTCCTTCAAACGCTTAAACAATATATTGAAAATCCGGTTACTATGCTGGCATAACCGCCAATGTAATCTGTTTAGATATACTACCCGTCCTGATTTCAGGACGGGTATTTTTTTATATATAATCGTGAAAACCTGCTTAAATAACGCTGATGTTTTCTCAGGAATTAATCTTGCTTTGCTTCAGGTAAAACGTTCAGTTTAATATTGCACTTTCTGCTTTCAAAATGAAATTTTAGAAAGCGTAAAATTAGATTGATAATTTTATGATATTTAAGTCTTTATGAATTAATGTTGCGCTTTTGGTATTTTCGTGAAAATATAAGCTTCTTGTAAATGTGAGAATTCTAAACAATGGTTTTTGTAGCAGGATTTTCTTCCGAAACAAACGGGATTTTTTTCTTATTTTAGCTGAATTCAAAATCAATCAAATGAAAAAACTATTATTTGTTTCCCTGCTATCATTAGGGTGTGTTGCTTTTACGTCTGCACAAAAAAAGAGAACGGCTCCGGCACCTTATAAGGTTGAAGAAAAATCGGTAGAGGCAACGCTCAAGTTTTTATCTTCGGACGAACTTAAGGGGCGTGATGCGGGTTCTGAAGGGGCAGAAATGGCAGCTAAATACCTTGAAGATGTTTTTAAAAAGAACGGTATCAAACCTTATTTTGCTACTTATAGGGATACACTTACTAACTATGCTATTACTTCGTACAATGTTATAGGATACCTTGAAGGTACCGACCCGGTTCTTAAAAAAGAGTTTGTGGTTCTTGGAGCACATTATGACCATATTGGTGTAGCCGAAACTGCGGTAAACGGAGACAATATATACAATGGAGCCGATGACAATGCTACCGGTACTACAAGTGTTGCTGAATTGGTGAACTACTACGGAAAAACGAAATCGAACAAAAGGAGTATATTATTCTGTTTCTTCTCTGCTGAGGAAGATGGACTTTTGGGGTCTAAGCATTTGGCGGCAAAACTTAAAGCGCAAAACTTTAATATTTATACGATGCTTAATTTCGAAATGACAGGTGTGCCTCTTGGCGGCGACGTGCTTTCGTATCTTACCGGTTATGGCAGAAGTAATATGGCTGATAAAATAAACGAGTATGCGGGTAAAAAAGTAGTTGGTTCTAACGCGTTTGAAATGCAATACCAATTATTCAGGGCATCAGATAACTATCCGTTCTTTATGGAGTTTAATGTGCCATCGCATACTATAAGCACTACAGAAATGACAACTTTTAAATTCTATCACCAGCTAGGCGATGAATTTGGGCAAATGGATACAAAACACATGACGGGGTTTATTCAGGAAATGATACCTGTTGTAGAAAAAATGGTGAATGCACCAACCAAAGAAATTGTATTGAAATAATAATGAAGAATATAATTATAACAGGTACAAGCAGGGGGATAGGCTATGAGCTTGCGCTTCAGTTTGCCAACGCGGGTAATAATGTACTGGCGGTATCCCGAAAAATACCTCAGGCTTTTATCGAAAACCAAAATATTGCCTGCCTGGGTATCGATCTTGCATCGGGCGAAGGCCTTGAAAATATCAAAGATTTTATAGAAAGCACATGGCATAA
This region includes:
- a CDS encoding pyruvate dehydrogenase, which codes for MKEITKEVYLKWYEDMQFWRKFEDKLAALYIQQKVRGFLHLYNGQEAVLAGALHAMDLGKDKMITAYRNHVQPIGMGVDPKRVMAELLGKATGTSKGLGGSMHIFSKEHGFFGGHGIVGAQIPVGAGMAFADKYFNTGGVTLTYFGDGAARQGSLHEAFNMAMLWKLPVVFIVENNGYAMGTSVERTANHTDIWKLGLGYEMPCGPVDGMNPIKVAEAMSEAIDRARRGDGPTFLEMKTYRYRGHSMSDAQHYRTKEEVEEYRKIDPIIQVLDIIKEKNYATEAEIEVIDKRVKDLVEECEKFAEESPYPDLSVMYDVVYDQKDYPFLPHKLQ
- a CDS encoding pyruvate dehydrogenase, with amino-acid sequence MAKIITMPRLSDTMTEGTVATWLKKVGDTIKEGDILAEIETDKATMEFEAFDAGTLLHIGIQEGETAPVDSVLAVIGKEGEDISGLLEGKAAPAADSDKKEEPKKEEKADEAKTEEKPAEEKKAAPAAAGLPEGVIVVTMPRLSDTMTEGTVATWLKKEGDTVKEGDILAEIETDKATMEFESFNAGTLLKIGIQEGQTAPVDSLLAIIGPAGTDVSGVTGKEGSNPAAESKSEEAPKEDKKEEAAPAPKAEEAAPATNDSGRLFVSPLARKIAEEKGVNLNQVKGSGENGRIVKKDIESYTPQAAQPAAQATAPQGAAKAEAKPFVPAGEVSTEEVKNNQMRKTIARRLAESKFTAPEYSLTIELDMDNAIASRGVINAVPDTKVSFNDLVVKACAMALRKHPQVNTQWKDDVTVYNKHISIGVAVAVEDGLLVPVLKFTDNMSLSQIGATVKDLAGKAKNKKLAPADMEGSTFTVSNLGMFGIQEFTSIINQPNSAILSVGAIIQKPVVKDGQIVVGNVMKVTLTCDHRTVDGATGAQFLQTLKQYIENPVTMLA
- a CDS encoding peptidase M28; translated protein: MKKLLFVSLLSLGCVAFTSAQKKRTAPAPYKVEEKSVEATLKFLSSDELKGRDAGSEGAEMAAKYLEDVFKKNGIKPYFATYRDTLTNYAITSYNVIGYLEGTDPVLKKEFVVLGAHYDHIGVAETAVNGDNIYNGADDNATGTTSVAELVNYYGKTKSNKRSILFCFFSAEEDGLLGSKHLAAKLKAQNFNIYTMLNFEMTGVPLGGDVLSYLTGYGRSNMADKINEYAGKKVVGSNAFEMQYQLFRASDNYPFFMEFNVPSHTISTTEMTTFKFYHQLGDEFGQMDTKHMTGFIQEMIPVVEKMVNAPTKEIVLK